From a single Apium graveolens cultivar Ventura chromosome 2, ASM990537v1, whole genome shotgun sequence genomic region:
- the LOC141706285 gene encoding serine hydroxymethyltransferase 1, mitochondrial-like has translation MLRLCCAHHNTQISSWASCCHDLLQESVERGYKQGKEVMYDFEEKINIVVFPGLQDGPHNHTITRLTVALKQATTGEYKAYQEQVLSNCSKFAQTLMKRGYELVSGGNDNHLVLLNLKPKGIDGSRVEKVLEAVYRGRRLISNKANVYFGQGAGTA, from the exons ATGTTAAGATT ATGTTGTGCCCACCACAACACACAAATCTCTTCATGGGCCTCGTGTTGCCATGATCTTCTTCAAGAAAGCGTTGAAAGAGGTTACAAACAAGGCAAGGAG GTGATGtatgattttgaagaaaaaatcAATATAGTTGTATTCCCTGGACTTCAAGATGGCCCACACAACCACACGATCACTAGATTGACAGTTGCATTGAAACAG GCGACAACTGGAGAATACAAAGCCTACCAAGAGCAAGTCCTCAGTAATTGCTCCAAGTTTGCACAG ACTTTGATGAAGAGAGGCTATGAACTTGTTTCTGGTGGAAATGACAATCACTTAGTTTTACTTAATCTGAAACCCAAG GGTATTGACGGGTCCAGGGTTGAAAAGGTGCTGGAAGCTGTTTATAGGGGTAGGAGGCTGATCTCTAACAAAGCGAATGTGTA TTTTGGACAGGGAGCAGGAACAGCGTAA